A stretch of the Chanos chanos chromosome 1, fChaCha1.1, whole genome shotgun sequence genome encodes the following:
- the gabpb2a gene encoding GA-binding protein subunit beta-2a, producing the protein MSLVDLGKRLLEAARKGQDDEVRTLMANGAPFTTDWLGTSPLHLAAQYGHYSTAEVLLRAGVSRDARTKVDRTPLHMAATEGHTVIVELLIRSGADINAKDMLKMTALHWAAQHGHPKVAELLLKHGADAHALSKFDKTPFDIAVDIQHPELMHLLQESMQNQVNMNAETAVTSVTATPQFIIQGIPGIQGSVVNIADLIKTTSGETEEAIAASALDPGIQQVMSDGSQRVITIVTDQHGNLQTGGLGQSFFVTMPHGQQVLAVPANQVTEEVVEEEFEPPPARKRKIEVSSNHTEAEDTELLQRQLQEANRKAQEYRQQLLRKEQEAEQYRMKLEAIGQSQTNGTAPLGQDVVLQEEVALEEQTQMEGGEEVVLLSEDGIVIKSEEMDSIEEQVTLEETTTAHTEAIS; encoded by the exons ATGTCGCTGGTGGATTTGGGCAAGCGGCTGCTGGAGGCTGCTAGAAAGGGACAGGATGATGAGGTCAGGACCCTAATGGCCAACGGTGCCCCCTTCACCACCGACTGG TTGGGGACCTCACCCCTGCACCTGGCTGCCCAGTATGGACATTACTCCACCGCTGAGGTCCTCCTGAGGGCAGGTGTCAGCAGAGATGCCCGAACAAAAGTGGACAGGACACCCCTGCATATGGCTGCCACAGAGGGCCACACCGTCATTGTGGAGCTTCTGATTAGG AGTGGAGCAGATATCAATGCCAAAGACATGCTGAAGATGACGGCTCTCCACTGGGCCGCTCAACACGGCCATCCCAAAGTGGCGGAGCTTCTACTGAAGCACGGTGCCGACGCCCATGCCCTCAGCAAGTTTGACAAGACGCCTTTTGACATCGCCGTGGACATCCAACATCCTGAACTTATGCACTTACTACAG GAGAGTATGCAGAACCAGGTGAATATGAATGCAGAAACAGCCGTTACGAGTGTTACCGCCACTCCACAGTTTATTATCCAGGGCATCCCGGGAATTCAGGGGAGTGTAGTAAACATAGCTGACCTCATCAAGACCACCTCAG GTGAAACAGAAGAAGCCATCGCGGCAAGTGCGTTGGACCCGGGCATCCAGCAGGTGATGAGCGATGGAAGTCAAAGGGTCATCACCATAGTAACAGATCAGCACGGCAACCTCCAAACAGGCGGGCTCGGCCAGTCGTTCTTTGTCACGATGCCACACGGTCAGCAAG tgttggCAGTGCCAGCGAACCAGGTCACAGAGGAGGTGGTAGAGGAAGAGTTTGAGCCCCCTCCCGCACGCAAGAGGAAGATCGAAGTCTCGTCCAATCACACGGAAGCTGAGGACACA GAGCTTCTACAGCGGCAGTTGCAGGAGGCGAACCGGAAGGCTCAGGAATACCGTCAGCAGCTCCTGCGTAAGGAACAGGAGGCTGAGCAGTACCGCATGAAGCTGGAGGCCATCGGGCAGAGCCAGACAAACGGAACCGCACCCCTGGGCCAGGATGTGGTGCTGCAGGAGGAGGTCGCCTTGGAGGAACAAACCCAGATGGAGGGAGGCGAAGAGGTTGTGCTCCTCTCCGAAGATGGCATCGTCATCAAATCGGAGGAAATGGACTCCATAGAGGAGCAGGTAACACTAGAGGAGACCACCACCGCTCATACGGAAGCGATTTCATAA
- the sf3b4 gene encoding splicing factor 3B subunit 4, translating to MAAGPISERNQDATVYVGGLDEKVSEPLLWELFLQAGPVVNTHMPKDRVTGQHQGYGFVEFLSEEDADYAIKIMNMIKMYGKPIRVNKASAHNKNLDVGANIFIGNLDPEIDEKLLYDTFSAFGVILQTPKIMRDPDTGNSKGYAFINFASFDASDAAIEAMNGQYLCNRPITVSYAFKKDSKGERHGSAAERLLATQNPLSQADRPHQLFADAPPPPTAPTPVMTTLGTGMPMPGLPPPGAFPPVPPPGSMPPGMPPGMPMPPAPGTPAPQGATSGPPPGPPPFPPAGMPPPGMPQMPMPPPGPPGMVPPPPGPPGSNQHRAPPPPGMPPPMGMPPRAPFGPPMGPPVPPGMRGPPPPMPPPGYGGGPPRPPPFGFQRGPPMPPRPPAPPRGPMRGPVPS from the exons ATGGCGGCGGGACCTATATCAGAGCGAAATCAAG atgccACAGTATATGTGGGCGGCCTTGATGAAAAAGTGTCAGAGCCACTGTTGTGGGAGTTGTTTCTGCAGGCTGGGCCAGtagttaacacacacatgcccaaaGACAGGGTAACGGGTCAACACCAGG GCTATGGTTTTGTGGAGTTTCTCAGTGAAGAAGATGCTGACTATGCCATAAAGATTATGAACATGATAAAGATGTATGGCAAACCAATAAGAGTCAACAAAGCCTCAGCCCACAATAAAAACCTGGATGTCGGTGCCAATATCTTCATTGGTAACCTGGATCCCGAGATCGACGAGAAGCTCCTCTACGACACGTTCAGTGCCTTTGGTGTCATCCTTCAGACGCCCAAGATCATGCGGGACCCGGACACAGGCAACTCCAAAGGCTACGCCTTTATCAACTTCGCCAGCTTCGACGCCTCTGATGCTGCCATAGAGGCCATGAACGGCCAGTACCTGTGTAACCGCCCCATCACGGTGTCGTACGCTTTCAAGAAGGACTCCAAAGGCGAGAGGCACGGCTCCGCCGCCGAGCGCCTCCTGGCCACCCAGAACCCGCTCTCTCAGGCCGACAGGCCGCATCAGCTCTTCGCAGATGCCCCTCCGCCTCCAACTGCACCCACACCCGTCATGACCACTCTGGGAACGGGGATGCCCATGCCAG GTTTGCCCCCTCCTGGTGCCTTCCCTCCCGTGCCACCACCTGGATCAATGCCTCCCGGGATGCCACCGGGCATGCCCATGCCTCCAGCCCCGGGCACCCCAGCACCCCAGGGAGCAACGTCAGGGCCGCCTCCCGGACCTCCTCCGTTCCCTCCTGCTGGCATGCCTCCTCCAG GAATGCCCCAAATGCCGATGCCTCCCCCCGGACCCCCTGGTATGGTGCCTCCCCCACCCGGCCCCCCGGGGTCCAATCAACACCGCGCACCCCCACCTCCAGGAATGCCCCCTCCCATGGGAATGCCGCCCAGAGCACCATTTGGCCCCCCCATGG GTCCTCCAGTGCCCCCCGGCATGAGGGGTCCCCCACCCCCAATGCCCCCTCCAGGTTACGGCGGTGGTCCCCCACGCCCACCCCCATTTGGCTTCCAGCGAGGGCCCCCAATGCCGCCTAGACCCCCTGCACCACCCCGCGGTCCCATGAGGGGACCGGTCCCCTCATAA